A stretch of Nonomuraea africana DNA encodes these proteins:
- a CDS encoding CbtA family protein, with translation MRALLVRGMLAGLLAAAAGLIFAWLFGEPEVSLAIAVEHHHADAGEPEPVSRIVQQTLGLAVGLGMFGVALGGLFGVAFAIAYGRIGRFSARATAALVAGGGFVAVALVPFLKYPANPPAAGSPDTLGMRTGAYFALIAVSIVIVIFSVQVGRRLAARLGDWNATLVGGGVLIALVAVACLVLPEVDEVPAGFPAEVLWRFRIASFGIHAVLWTVLGLVFGALTERRTVSEPQAAKAPM, from the coding sequence CGGCCGGCTTGATATTCGCCTGGCTCTTCGGCGAGCCCGAGGTGAGCCTGGCCATCGCGGTCGAGCACCACCACGCGGACGCCGGGGAGCCCGAACCGGTGTCACGCATCGTTCAGCAGACCCTCGGCCTGGCGGTCGGGCTCGGCATGTTCGGCGTGGCGCTCGGCGGGCTGTTCGGCGTGGCGTTCGCCATCGCCTATGGGCGGATCGGGCGGTTCAGCGCGCGTGCTACCGCGGCGCTGGTGGCGGGCGGGGGTTTCGTAGCCGTTGCGCTGGTGCCGTTCCTGAAGTACCCCGCCAATCCGCCCGCGGCGGGCAGCCCTGACACCCTCGGCATGCGCACTGGCGCGTACTTCGCGCTGATCGCCGTCTCGATCGTGATCGTCATCTTCTCGGTGCAGGTGGGGCGCCGCCTGGCGGCCCGGCTGGGCGACTGGAACGCCACGCTCGTCGGTGGCGGTGTTCTCATCGCGCTGGTCGCCGTCGCCTGTCTGGTGCTGCCGGAGGTCGACGAGGTCCCCGCGGGCTTTCCCGCGGAGGTGCTGTGGCGATTCCGCATCGCGTCCTTCGGTATTCATGCCGTTCTCTGGACCGTCCTCGGCCTGGTGTTCGGCGCCCTCACGGAACGCCGGACGGTCTCCGAGCCGCAGGCCGCGAAGGCCCCGATGTGA
- a CDS encoding DUF1801 domain-containing protein — protein MSYIKDPRVDAYIDALPDWQQAVCREVRDLVHAADPEVAETIKRTRQPYFVLQGNICALLAAKDHVNVFLYDGAIVPDPEGIITAGHENKTARTVAFRQGETINAPALSAMFKQIIANNRAGGWRKLKRDAP, from the coding sequence ATGAGTTACATCAAGGACCCGCGCGTCGACGCCTACATCGACGCGCTGCCCGACTGGCAGCAGGCCGTCTGCAGGGAGGTGCGCGATCTCGTCCACGCCGCGGACCCCGAGGTCGCCGAGACCATCAAGCGCACCCGCCAGCCGTACTTCGTCCTCCAGGGCAACATCTGCGCCCTGCTCGCGGCGAAGGACCACGTCAACGTGTTCCTCTATGACGGCGCGATCGTCCCGGACCCCGAGGGGATCATCACCGCCGGCCACGAGAACAAGACCGCCCGCACCGTGGCATTCCGGCAGGGCGAGACCATCAACGCCCCCGCGCTGTCCGCCATGTTCAAGCAGATCATCGCCAACAACCGGGCCGGCGGCTGGCGCAAGCTGAAGCGGGACGCGCCCTAA